One Neomonachus schauinslandi chromosome 9, ASM220157v2, whole genome shotgun sequence DNA segment encodes these proteins:
- the HEATR4 gene encoding HEAT repeat-containing protein 4, protein MTRTQQGKTLLSHHFHQSLPPRLGWGMNFSHSKPGHEECASVSSVPPVFHFSPHRCAHLKNQYLKKAATNLTFSQEVVWQRGLPSTPYSQYNFDHLYKAGHIIQPPQISRARCEKPTGLKSLHSSGPSARVTSQAVKTERSANLKKRPKESKPASVGQEESCPLIPHSCRDPDMPGLSLSPDMNLEEREAWLPPLEKEARAWEAIVLEKLNKRTARWIQSKRPLRPGVSPNKWQRFLRQQYDWSHIRDELTSTSDLELLKQLEKEETAEFEDESIILPTQEREKLELLLPVYYRLPNYLPQVQRAEAMPGNNETAEDIKGKKNICQPPKQSHFRQVNRRAGKFAYSTDNTFEQEIYFDQVQIIHQIGAKTDHIFLENLNCYKKQLSKVFPETPERWTSQPVPEAPCRPMKGAPRWTALPTPVRNLLLQVGEEDVAIKTRRQKKQKESPKEDVAWELVVLQRMLQEWKTAWALIIEWHHETIEGLLQGLVDVHDDIRIQAIITCATAALERPRIATSQGDSAPSVQDLPEVLQPALEAALCDKSANVRIAAALCQYVIQSHNPLARDIMHSVLLKGNSVDSWAAAQCLALEGAATYPVIKRILQQLFSKKNDDTEYQSCMLLSHLSEKTTLIHTMLAVELNSYQWKDRIIACRVLSQVGGNVSLDMKHKLIQMMLSDWNKKVRHAAAQALGRMSFGKEVYNTIRVKLSQGNFQERVEALSLIGGLKVLTVRLLPSFLSCFSDDFMAVRRAACLAAGALQIRNQMVLECLLNLIQRDPYWKIKAFAIQALGQIGQVSPQLTDLLLWAIHYEESPGVRLEACRSILALNLQGDRVRDTFLDVLLLENHEAVLKEIHQAMKILNLENKGNQEMLQKIKNRIQILSQKDLLTEKIFKMERVIGKVKEETKRIYLQPKEGQKPLKLHTFLQETFQDEVVIPRKPSEICDIKAVIKPVRSRTPNPWSQSPVLDLHTRSRGQLSSVKDLRTAREKRIMVGPFGSDNPDL, encoded by the exons ATGACCAGAACCCAACAGGGAAAGACACTTCTTTCCCACCATTTCCATCAGTCACTCCCCCCACGGCTGGGATGGGGCATGAATTTTTCCCACTCAAAACCAGGACACGAGGAGTGTGCCTCGGTGTCCAGTGTACCTCCAGTCTTCCACTTTAGCCCACATCGCTGTGCACACCTGAAGAACCAGTATTTGAAAAAGGCTGCTACAAACCTCACCTTCTCTCAGGAGGTGGTATGGCAGCGAGGGCTTCCCAGCACCCCTTACAGCCAGTACAACTTTGACCATCTCTACAAGGCAGGCCACATCATCCAGCCTCCCCAGATCAGCAGGGCCCGATGCGAGAAACCCACTGGCCTCAAGTCCTTGCATTCTTCAGGTCCCTCAGCAAGGGTCACCTCCCAGGCTGTGAAGACAGAAAGGTCTGCCAATCTTAAGAAGCGGCCAAAGGAATCCAAGCCGGCAAGTGTGGGCCAGGAAGAATCTTGCCCTCTCATCCCTCATTCCTGCAGGGATCCAGACATGCCAGGTCTGTCACTTTCTCCAGACATGAACCTGGAGGAGAGGGAAGCCTGGCTGCCACCCCTTGAGAAGGAGGCCAGAGCCTGGGAAGCCATCGTGCTGGAAAAGCTGAACAAGCGCACCGCCCGATGGATCCAGAGCAAACGTCCTCTGAGGCCTGGGGTATCCCCCAACAAGTGGCAGAGATTTCTTCGCCAGCAATACGACTGGAGCCACATCCGGGATGAGCTTACTTCCACTAGCGATCTGGAGCTACTGAAacagctagagaaagaagaaacagcagAATTTGAGGATGAAAGCATTATCTTGCCcacccaggagagagagaagctggagcTGCTGCTCCCTGTTTATTATAG ATTACCCAATTACTTGCCACAAGTGCAGAGAGCTGAAGCTATGCCTGGCAACAATGAGACTGCTGAGGATATCAAAGGAAAGAAGAACATCTGCCAGCCCCCAAAGCAGAGCCACTTCCGGCAGGTGAATCGTCGAGCTGGAAAGTTTGCTTACTCCACAGACAACACCTTTGAACAGGAGATATACTTTG ATCAAGTCCAGATCATACACCAGATTGGTGCGAAGACAGACCACATTTTCTTGGAAAACCTCAACTGCTACAAGAAGCAGCTGTCTAAAGTCTTCCCCGAAACCCCAGAAAGGTGGACTTCCCAGCCAGTTCCTGAAGCAC CCTGCAGGCCTATGAAAGGAGCTCCGCGCTGGACGGCTTTGCCCACTCCAGTCAGAAATCTGCTGCTCCAGGTGGGTGAGGAGGATGTTGCCATTAAGACCAGGAGAcagaagaagcagaaggaatCACCAAAGGAGGATGTGGCTTGGGAACTGGTGGTCCTGCAGAGGATGCTACAGGAATGGAAGACTGCCTGGGCTCTGA TCATTGAGTGGCACCATGAGACAATAGAGGGCCTGCTGCAGGGCTTGGTGGATGTGCATGATGACATTCGGATCCAAGCCATCATTACATGTGCCACAGCTGCTTTGGAACGGCCCCGGATTGCCACCAGCCAGGGGGACTCAG CCCCATCTGTCCAGGACTTGCCAGAGGTTCTACAGCCCGCTCTGGAGGCTGCTCTTTGTGACAAAAGTGCCAATGTGCGGATCGCAGCAGCACTATGCCAGTACGTCATACAGTCGCATAATCCCCTCGCCCGGGACATCATGCACAGTGTCCTTTTGAAGG GTAATAGCGTGGACAGCTGGGCTGCAGCTCAGTGCTTGGCTCTGGAAGGTGCTGCCACATACCCCGTGATTAAGAGGATCCTCCAGCAGCTGTTCAGTAAGAAGAATGACGACACTGAGTACCAGTCTTGTATGCTCCTGAGCCATCTCAGTGAGAAGACA ACCCTGATACACACCATGCTTGCTGTGGAGCTGAACAGCTACCAGTGGAAGGACCGGATCATAGCCTGCCGGGTTCTCTCTCAGGTCGGCGGGAATGTCAGTTTG GATATGAAACATAAGTTGATCCAGATGATGCTGAGTGACTGGAATAAGAAAGTAAGACATGCAGCTGCCCAAGCTCTGGGGCGAATGAGCTTTGGGAAGGAGGTGTACAATACCATCAG AGTCAAGCTGAGTCAAGGAAATTTCCAGGAGCGTGTGGAAGCTCTCTCCCTGATTGGTGGGCTCAAGGTCCTGACTGTCAGGCTTCTCCCAAGCTTCCTGAGCTGCTTCTCTGATGATTTCATGGCAGTTCGGCGGGCAGCCTGTTTGGCAGCAGGCGCCCTGCAGATCCGCAATCAGATG GTCCTTGAATGCCTTTTGAATCTGATACAGAGGGATCCTTACTGGAAAATCAAGGCATTTGCCATTCAAG CTTTGGGTCAGATTGGCCAAGTGAGTCCCCAGCTGACAGACCTCCTGCTCTGGGCCATCCATTATGAAGAGTCACCAGGTGTACGACTAGAAGCTTGCCGTAGCATCCTAGCCCTCAATCTTCAAGGGGACCGGGTCAGGGACACCTTCCTAGACGTGCTGCTCCTAGAGAACCATGAGGCTGTTCTAAA GGAAATTCATCAGGCAATGAAGATACTCaacttagaaaataaaggaaaccaaGAAATGCTTCAGAAGATCAAGAACAGG ATTCAAATACTAAGCCAAAAGGACTTGCTGACAGAGAAAATATTCAAGATGGAGAGGGTCATAGGAAAagtgaaggaagaaacaaaacgtATTTACTTGCAACCCAAGGAGGGGCAAAAACCACTGAAACTCCATACTTTTCTACAAGAAACTTTTCAGG